CGTTTTTCGGCAATAGGATCGTTGTAGCCCGGTTCAGTCCCAGCTTGCTTGGTTCTTCCGGATTTTCCGGATCAGGCAAGGTGACAAAATCTGTCGTCGACAGTTTCCCCGCCTCCGTCTGATCCCCTCCGGATGGCGAAATCTTTTCATTCTCCCCTATAATCAGGCTGGCACCGGCCGTGGAAACACCCGCCAGTTCGAGGCGCGTCCCGCAAAGGGAGCTGATCGGCACTATATTATCCCTGGTCGGTGCTACCTCAAAAAGTACCTGTGTACATTTACGGTGAAAATCACCCAAAGCAACCTGTCGTGAAGATTGAGAAACCAGGATACCACGCACAAATGCAGTCATCACATCTTCCTGATGCGGAATATCGGTTATCTGCCTTTTTTCGGAAACTTCAGTGAAAGGACGTGCCGGCGAAACAGCATAAAAATCATATACACCGGCCACCACCGTCATATCCGAACTTTCTCCGGAGATTTGTTTCCCATTTCCATCTACCAAACAAGGCTGCAAACTTCCGTCGCAACCAATAACATAAGTAGCTTCCGTTGTCGGAGCCGTAACCGAAAGATCGGCAGACACTGCCTCTTCCACTGACTCCCCAATACGATAAGCCGCGATACGTACCGTACTCCCAGCGGGTAACGGAGCAGCTTCTGTCCGAGTTGTAAGAAGGGAAGCAGCTAGGGAAGGTTGATCAAAAAACAACGTTATGAAACGAGCTTTTTCCTCCCCGTCTTCCACCAAACCGCCCGTACACCCCATACCGAATAAAAGGGAAAGTGCAAACATAAAAAAGACGTTTATAGAAAATCGCTCCATTACTCATTTTATTTATTGAACTTCATTAGCAAACAAATTTACTCCACAGGCACATTGACTGTCGGTGGAGTATCATCCCAACCAATCACCTGCACCTGGCTAAATTCGATACCGCGATCCGTCACCGTCATGGTATAAACATAATGTTTGCCTTGTTCCCAGTTGGCTGCGACGGTTGTATTGTTAGCTGTCTGATAGGTATGATCTTTATCGGTATCAAGGGCTCCGGCAGGTCCCAACGTTATTTTCACACCTATCCCACCACTTCCAGCCTGGTATCTCACTAATGGCCAAAGACTAAAGACCGATCCGGCAACTTCAGGAGTAGGGGAACAGTCGGCAGGAGCCACCAGTCCATATACCTGAGGAAAAGTAATTTGTGCAAAATCCTGTACTCCCTCTTCCGTTTCAGACCATTCGGCAAGTTGCCCCTGTTTGCCCATTGCAGCTGTCAGCATAAGGCTTTTCGCTGGTGTCGTCCCCGTCAATATTCCATCTGTCAGGCGTAACGCCACTCCCGTTGCCGGGTCCGGAGACGTTGCAAATTCGGATTGATCACTTGTCAGTTCAATCCTCTTCACATAATCCTCCACCGTCACAGCCTGCCCTTTTGCTTTCATCACCCGGAAACTTATTTTGGCCAAGGCATGTTGCATGGAAAGTGTCACAGACGAATTCAGACGATTCACGACCGGAGCGGTTTTATCCGCAGCCGTTCCATAGAGATAATCCGTCTGGTTTGTTTCCCATTCATTGCCATAAGCAAAAGACTGATCCGATAATATGACAGGATCGCAAAGGATCGGAACAGCTTGACTGTTGCCATCCAGCTTACCTTCCATATCAGACGGAGCCCAGGCGTAGACCGTTCCGTCTACATTATCCAAATTCAATGGGGTAACCGTGGTCCATATCTTTTTATCCGCATTATCATTACAGGTAAATATCTGCTTTTTGACAAGGGAAGAATAGTATTCTTTAGGATCGCTTCCTCGGGTCACCAACACCCCGATAGATTCCAAATGGTTTGCCGCCTTATCCGTTCCGATATCCTCATATACAGCCTTTGTATTCTCCCCAAGAGATAAGGTGTTGACAGATAATGTGCAGACATTTTTCCCTTCTTCAGGAGTTTCCACCGGAAAATCTATTTCCGTTGCCGTACACGAAAAAAAGACAAAACAGCATGAACAAGCCAATACGCGCATCATAACTCGATATTACCAGCCGGTTCTTCACTCCATTCAGCAACGCTCACACTCGTCACTTCCAATTTACGCTGCGAAGCACAGACCGTATACACATAGTTTGTTCCTGCCTGCCATGCCCAAACGTCCGTGACCGGCAAAGAGACAGTATAGGTCGTACCATCGATCGTAAAGACCACTTCTATTTCCTTATCCGAAATCCTGGCAATGGGATAAGTCAGAACGCTGACCTTACGGGCTACTTTCGGACCGGTTACCTGAGCTCCATTTACAATGTAAGTCGTAGCACTTTCCACCTCGCCTTGTTTGATCTCTTTCGGTATTGTATATCCGTTGATCGTACGGGTCAGCTTATCTGAAGTATTATTCGTCAACCCCGCTATCGTTCCGTCTGCCAGCTTCATGGTTGCCCCGTCAGTTGTCTTGATCAGCGTTTTAGCATCCGCATTCTTTATCTCGATCTGCGTCAGATTACCAGCTCCCGGCAGTGTGCCGTCATTGTATAGACGGAAAGAGATCATCGTCAGCGCGTGTGCCATTGTCAGGTTGATAGAACGTTGCGGACTGCCATCTCCTCTGCCGTTACTGACGGTACGAGTTTTATTGTCGGCATACAGATAATCCGTTTCCGTTGGAGCTGAAATGATCTTCTTTTTATTAGTTGAAGAATTCGTAGCCCAGGAAGAACCGTCAAACCGAAGATCGGCATTCGTCACATCATTATCTATCGTGATCGTTCCCGTCTTCTGAAGCGGAGCCGGAATTGTCAATGCATTTGCACTCGATCCTGTGACAGCATCCGTTTTCGGATAATAGGCATACACTGTCCCCACTGCATCACTCAGCGTATAGGGAGCTGTCGTCGCTGATGCAAAATCAGCCCCTTTCTCAGAAATAGACTTCCAGTTTTCTCCTTTCTCATCCCCCATAAACCAAACATGATCATCTGCTATATTGCCGGAATAAGCAGCCGAACCTGCCTCATTCAATATGACAACTCCCAGCCCCAAAGCATCCGACACATAATCAGCCTTAGTGTACGTGATCATATCCCCACCGACCACCGATTTCGTTTCCGTTGTCTGTACACCGGTCGATATACCAAGCACGGTCGCTTCACCCTCTTCATACCCATCGACAAATATTTCATGCTGCGTGCAACCTGCCGGCACCAACAAAACAGCCATTGCTGCCAAAGACACTAATTGTTTCATCTCCTATTGTTTTTAAATATTACTATTGTTTCTATAAGCCAACTTCTCCCCCTTCTTGCTCGGTCCAGTCGTCCACCGAAGTGGAAAGGGACAGTTTTTCTTTCACCATATCCAAAGTCACTGAGACCGTATAGGACGTACCTGCCCGGGACAGGCTATCCGGCTCCTCGAAATGAATGGGAATATCTTCATAAACCAGGTTCGTACCGTCTGTCAGACTGACTGTAGCCGCCAATGTCAACGGGACACCCGCTTCCAGCATAACCGAAGTGATCAGGGTATCAGGAAAGTTGTTCGACAATAAGGGACCGGTTCCATCGGCTTCCCAAACTATGAGCGTCCCTGTATCCCCTACAGGCAGCAAACTGCCTTTATTCAAATCCAGCAA
This is a stretch of genomic DNA from Parabacteroides chongii. It encodes these proteins:
- a CDS encoding BF2992 family fimbrillin-A clan protein, translating into MFALSLLFGMGCTGGLVEDGEEKARFITLFFDQPSLAASLLTTRTEAAPLPAGSTVRIAAYRIGESVEEAVSADLSVTAPTTEATYVIGCDGSLQPCLVDGNGKQISGESSDMTVVAGVYDFYAVSPARPFTEVSEKRQITDIPHQEDVMTAFVRGILVSQSSRQVALGDFHRKCTQVLFEVAPTRDNIVPISSLCGTRLELAGVSTAGASLIIGENEKISPSGGDQTEAGKLSTTDFVTLPDPENPEEPSKLGLNRATTILLPKNGEPFQVAVTVARNGIAVTLKATIAKNIVFEEGKQYVFTLEVENDRSLLRLSVYDWTPFGLTDNNVGGAPDGRPTDPEVTPGTPFGLVVAGWDHISWTGGETIGGATIN
- a CDS encoding fimbrillin family protein; amino-acid sequence: METPEEGKNVCTLSVNTLSLGENTKAVYEDIGTDKAANHLESIGVLVTRGSDPKEYYSSLVKKQIFTCNDNADKKIWTTVTPLNLDNVDGTVYAWAPSDMEGKLDGNSQAVPILCDPVILSDQSFAYGNEWETNQTDYLYGTAADKTAPVVNRLNSSVTLSMQHALAKISFRVMKAKGQAVTVEDYVKRIELTSDQSEFATSPDPATGVALRLTDGILTGTTPAKSLMLTAAMGKQGQLAEWSETEEGVQDFAQITFPQVYGLVAPADCSPTPEVAGSVFSLWPLVRYQAGSGGIGVKITLGPAGALDTDKDHTYQTANNTTVAANWEQGKHYVYTMTVTDRGIEFSQVQVIGWDDTPPTVNVPVE
- a CDS encoding fimbrillin family protein yields the protein MKQLVSLAAMAVLLVPAGCTQHEIFVDGYEEGEATVLGISTGVQTTETKSVVGGDMITYTKADYVSDALGLGVVILNEAGSAAYSGNIADDHVWFMGDEKGENWKSISEKGADFASATTAPYTLSDAVGTVYAYYPKTDAVTGSSANALTIPAPLQKTGTITIDNDVTNADLRFDGSSWATNSSTNKKKIISAPTETDYLYADNKTRTVSNGRGDGSPQRSINLTMAHALTMISFRLYNDGTLPGAGNLTQIEIKNADAKTLIKTTDGATMKLADGTIAGLTNNTSDKLTRTINGYTIPKEIKQGEVESATTYIVNGAQVTGPKVARKVSVLTYPIARISDKEIEVVFTIDGTTYTVSLPVTDVWAWQAGTNYVYTVCASQRKLEVTSVSVAEWSEEPAGNIEL